The uncultured Hyphomonas sp. genome includes a region encoding these proteins:
- a CDS encoding helix-turn-helix domain-containing protein translates to MTWEEAAEFLRVNKRTLARWYAEGIGPPRIKLERQVLYSKDSLVEWLLSKESKPCRA, encoded by the coding sequence TTGACGTGGGAAGAAGCTGCAGAGTTTCTGCGCGTCAACAAACGTACCCTCGCCCGCTGGTATGCCGAGGGTATTGGCCCACCACGCATCAAGCTCGAACGGCAGGTGCTCTACAGCAAAGACAGTCTCGTTGAATGGCTGCTTTCCAAGGAGAGCAAACCATGCCGAGCATAG